In one Musa acuminata AAA Group cultivar baxijiao chromosome BXJ2-5, Cavendish_Baxijiao_AAA, whole genome shotgun sequence genomic region, the following are encoded:
- the LOC135585201 gene encoding uncharacterized protein LOC135585201, producing MPRKGRKKTVKKSPLKPKDDGSAVPVTNGALNFEEQQRAFSSREVERRTSAIQAICIAETENLLSRLRLLRSYLSKEQLETPALKFFHENLPNVTVTRNEKYQVFELQWKNREDYLLENPGGGKFARASISNALNMPAMCGLQFSVNSVKKNLLETANLQMPDFGLDEPSENQIRGRRDAFETPGATSNRLSFGMTPKTLRLPKNGEMLLSVHGSPLGVYKEESLAAIHESGDGSHEGAC from the exons ATGCCGAGAAAGGGCAGGAAGAAAACAGTAAAAAAATCTCCCTTGAAGCCCAAGGACGACGGGAGTGCTGTTCCGGTTACGAATGGTGCCCTCAATTTCGAGGAGCAACAACGTGCATTCAGCAGTCGAGAAG TTGAACGGCGAACTTCTGCAATCCAAGCTATTTGTATAGCAGAGACTGAAAACTTGCTCTCGAGGTTGCGCTTGCTTCGATCGTACCTCAGCAAAGAACAACTGGAGACTCCTGcattgaaatttttccatgagaaCTTGCCCAATGTAACAGTGACGAGGAATGAGAAGTACCAAGTTTTTGAGTTGCAATGGAAAAACAGGGAGGATTATCTACTTGAAAATCCTGGTGGTGGCAAATTTGCTCGTGCTTCAATTAGTAATGCTCTCAATATGCCAGCAATGTGTGGCCTTCAGTTTTCAGTCAACTCAG TGAAGAAGAACCTCCTAGAGACTGCAAACCTTCAGATGCCTGATTTT GGTTTAGATGAGCCATCCGAAAATCAGATTCGAGGAAGACGAGATGCATTTGAAACTCCTGGG GCAACTAGTAACAGGTTATCTTTTGGCATGACGCCGAAGACCCTAAGGCTACCAAAGAATGGTGAGATGCTCTTGTCTGTTCATGGTTCACCTCTGggtgtgtacaaagaagagagttTGGCAGCCATACATG AATCTGGAGATGGAAGTCATGAAGGTGCTTGCTGA